The following nucleotide sequence is from Salvia splendens isolate huo1 unplaced genomic scaffold, SspV2 ctg289, whole genome shotgun sequence.
GGAGCCATTTAGTCAATGTCAAAACTCAAAAGCTATTTAACTCTTCACCTTATAAATTGATATGCTTTCTCGCTATCTCTTTTCTGATTTCATTTTAGTGTAGGGGAACGCAATTTCATGGGTATCATTCTTTTGATAGTTAGGCCTGTTTGGTCTATTATCATCTGCTTAGGTAACGAGACTCTGTAATTTCACAGGGGATGTTGCTTTCAGAATCTTCGACAGTATCCATAGTGTTGCTCATAGGGCTGTAAGAGATGGTCATGATGATAATCTCCTTGGAGAAACTCAAATTTTTGTCTGTGATATTAACCCCAATATGTTACGTGTGGGCAGAAAGAGGGCCGGAGACAGAGGTATGGCGATACTTTATTTTCTGTACTCCACTTACGCAAAATGAAATCTCATATTCCGATATCCCACACATAGTGTTTCTCAAAATATCAATTCTGATTCATGCTCTTAATGGAGTGTTTTCCTGTATCACTGTCAGGGTTGGGAGACAATAAATCTCTCGTTTGGGTTGAAGGAGATGCGGAAAAATTAACATTTGGTGATGCTACAATGGATGGTTACACAATTGCATTTGGAATAAGGAATGTAACACATATAGAAAAAGCTCTTGCAGAAGCTTACAGGTTACATTCCGATTCTATATTGGCCTTCCTTTCTTTTATATGTTTTTGTTTACAACATTATACTGCATTTTCCCTTCACTTCATTTCTTATTATTGACTATTTgtttagtatatgattctttaAGGATATCATTTTATATTCTGATTGCAATTTGAGAAATCCTTTTGACATTTTACATGTAATACTTTGGATATCATAAACTTGAGttcccttttttatttttctacatGATTGAAGCTAGTTTGGACATTCTAACCTGTGCTTATTGCACTTCGAAGGGTGCTTAAACCAGGGGGGAGATTTCTTTGTCTCGAACTCAGCCATGTGGAACTTCCAATTTTCAAAGATTTGTAAGTGTTACCGATATACCCTATGATACAACCTATATTCAGTTCATGCTGTTTGCTATATGCTATGTAGCATTGCCATAGTCATTACCATGGAATTACACTTAAACATCAATGTAATCTTTATGTGGAGTCAAACTCTTCGTCTCTTATACCCAGATATAGCAACCTATGATTGCACCCCTTTGACGGTAAATGGTAGATGGTTCGGTGAGATTGTATCTTGAATCATAGGTGGCATTTCATTGATAATCACTAGTCTTATCGTGAATTTATTGGTCAAGGCAACTGAACTCGATGATTCTTTCTcacatattttaaataaatggaTGTGAATTATAGATGCACTATTCTACTGTTTAGGCAAGATTTTGGCCTCTGATCTATATCCTCTCATAGTTACTGATCAATGTTCGTCTTTCAGATATGATTATTACTCATTTGCAGTCATCCCGAAAGTGGGAGAGCTGGTTGCAGGTGATCGGGAATCTTATCAGTATCTGGTAGAGAGTATCCGCCGCTTCCCCAAACAGGTAAAGTGCTTTTACAGATTCAGAAAACCCGCCGAATTTCTTCAGGCATTGTAACAGCCTTATTTCattgttttttactttttcattgTTGTGTTAATGATAGTTAATACTTTCCTGATCGAGAATTGCTGGAAAATTCTCATTGTCTGCAACTGCAGGAGAGATTTGCGACAATGATCGAAGAAGCTGGTTTTCAAAAGGTCGAGTATGAAAACCTTGTGGGAGGTGTCGTCGCCATCCATTCGGGACTCAAGTTTTAGGTTCTGTTCATTTCTGTTTGATGTGTTTGCTTTTGATTACTACCGTTTTGGTTCTTAGATGAAATATAATAGCTCACAGATTTTGTGTAGATAGTATAATTTACTACTACCTATGTTTGAAATGGTTAAACAATATGTTCATTTACCAGGAAATATAAAAACTTGAAATATTGCCTTTTCTTGGTTGATTTGATCATGTTGAGCTGAAATGGAGGATGGAAGGCTACCAAATCTAATGCAAGGCTCAGCTAAAATTGGAATTTCACAACAAAAGttcaaaaaaaatctaaaaaagaCATCGGTACACAACTTCTTCAACAAAACTGCAGATAGGGGGGCGGCCCGAGGTCTAGGCTGACCCGAAGGGAAATTAGGCCCTCCTAGCGATATGGGGAGCTTACCTATCGAGCAACACTAATATCTATCGAGCAGATGAGCTTTACCTGTCCTATGGTAAAAAAAACCAGCATAGCATTTTTCACTTGAAATACATATTAGGATCGAGATATCTCTGCCTTCTCGTCCTTGTATCCCGAAGCCTTACCACTTCTCCCAGCCAAAAATTTCCCCGGGAGCGAATCCGTGCTGTTTATATCTAGACCGTGATATGACCTGCTGGCAAAATATTCAGCCCCTGACTTGGCCGTATTCTTCATGACTGACCGGGATTCTTCATCTCGCACTTGCAAAGCTTTCTCCGTGACATTCACCAGAGAAAGGATTTCATCCTTCTCtacctcatcatcatcttctcaACAAACATTAGGTAAAATCCATCAGACTGCGGACTTAAATGGCTGGGAAATCCAGATACAAGGAAACTCGACCAAGGAATAATCGAGCTTTTAAGTTTCCGAATTCAAGTTCCAATTGGAAGCTTGACATAGATGATTGACTTTGATATCAACTCAAGTTCTCATTTTATAGCTCGAACTCAGTCGGCTTTACCTCAAGCTAGAATTAAGCATCCCTCGAAGCATAATTACGTTACTCTAAGCCAGCTCAGCCCTTCTTTTTAAACCCCTAAAGTCATCTCTACGTTTTCATGTATATGATTGTGTCAAAGCATCAGGCAGTATGTTTGCAATTACCACTCACACGTTCTATTTATTTGGCGAAAAAATTTTGGTTGGCTCCATTATTACGACCTTAACCTCATCAGAGACAAGTAAGTTGAAAAGAAGTAAAAGAATAGGCACCTTGCTGATCCAAATCTTCAACATAACCACCCTGGATGAAAGAAAACCGTGCTTCCTTAGATTGTTCCCTTTCTACCGGAGTTGAAGCTATCAAATCtctgaattccattacgtacgCTCCGGTCCATTGACTTCCCctggaaattaaaaataaaacgtgtGTAATCACCCATAGAATGTCAATGAATAGGACATGAAACTGATCGGTGCATTCTTAGATATGAACACTGCATTCATAGAATCACTtgtttttttctgatttttaacTAGCATGAAGTTCTTTCATGAAGCATCACAGGATATTACagcaatttattaaaattagaaatgaaAATGCGATACTTCGAGATGGAAACCCGATATCCTAATTATTTCCATAATGCATCCCTTTGTTTCTTTATCTGGACTTAGGTAGGACAGGTTACCTAATAGAGTACTCCATGGTTAAAATTTATGAACTACTAAAGCTTCGTATATAGATTAGCTTACCCAGAGAGGTAAGAATGATAGAAAACCAACCAATGAATATGACATAACAAACATTTCAACTAAAAATAGTTAATAATGAAGCGATCAAAAATCAGTAAGTTGCAGTGAATTGATACCTGTCAAAAGCAAGTATGGCTTCAAACGGAGTAATTATAGGAGCTAAGAACTCCTTACTATCCAACAGAGCTGTTTGTGCACAAGAGATATTAATGAAGACGTCACACTGCAAGGTGAAAATGGCATATCAGCATTACCACTACAAGGTACGGAAATAAGCAATAATGTCAGCATGCACAAACGAGGTTTACCTCAGGAAAATTGGCCAATTTTGCAGGATTTGGTCTGCCCATTACAAAAGTATAAGACTTTTTTCCAGCTTGTGTTATCAAATCCCGCATTTGATGAATCATATGTAGATAACCAGCTGAAATAACAGTTGCAGGGGAATGCTTTAGCTTTTTGGAATGAATCATGCACTAGATCAAGATATAGGAAGCAAAACAAGATGCAAGACATAATAAACGTATAGTAATGTAATCCTGACAGAAGGATATTGACTATGGCATCTAAAAGACATCATGGACACTTATACAAGAGTAACTCAAATCTGAGTTATGTGTCAAGGAAAAACAGTTACTTTAGGACAAGGAAAGCGCATGAATGTCTGCACACAATACACTATACCTGCTCCAAGTGTTCCAACCAATATTCCAATCATGTTGGCATCCTTCGCTTTCTCAACCAGATAATACCTACGCCGAAGGATTTTTTTTGATTGAGATACATCAGTCACCAAGCCACCTTCTGTTGCATCATATCTGACTAAAAACAAAGTAAAACATCAGTTTGGGAACAATACCACAACATGATATAGTATGGAAAGCAGATAAAGGCATTGGCAAGACCGTAATGGTCCCAATTATCAATTCGAGCAAGAAGAAAAAGATGTTCCTGGATCATCTACTAACTGAGGTCTCCTAAACGAAAACTTCATTACTCCAACCACTATGAATATAATTTTCCTGACTAATTTGACAGGAAAAACACGGTAATGTTGCATGGTGCAGAGTTCATGATACTTTTTCCTTATCGAGATGGTGAACAAGCTAATAAGGATTATTACCGATTTCGCAGTTATTGAAAGTCAATACAACATTTGCACATGCTGGACCGTCTGAGCCAATCCAGAAAACCAAATAATCCTCCATTTTCTGTCCTTGAGGAATCTTCCAGCTCAAACCTCCTATATTATAACTTTGGACAGATTCATCAGCAGGGCATTCTTGTACAACTTGGCTACCAGCTCCAATTTGGTTTGCAGATGTACAGGTCTCAGATGGGGTAACTACTGAACAGCATACATCAGCATAAAGGAGTTCTAACATGGATGTCGATTCAGATATGCTTGAAACATCAGGCGCcaccatttttttaatttctggtATTGCATGTGCATACTCCAGTCCACTTAGAACCTAGTTAGCATAAGCAACAGATCAAAAATCGATATCCATGCAACGTAGATTAGTAAAAATTATACATTATGCCTTCGTGAACTTCTGACTCATTGGGCACATATAAACTAGCTATCAGCAAGACTATGACCAAGCTAGCAATTATATGCTGTGTAGTCAGAACAGATCAAATAAGATACCGAAGAATTGATATAACACTTTTATATGATGTTATAAACTTATAGTACAACAGGGTTTAATAATCAGATATATATGTTGTCTACTTGTCTCTAATATTATTGAAATGGTCAAATAATGAGCAGAGAATCTAGAGTTTCTAGGGATGGGACAGGAGTCACTTAacactttctatttttaattcCACGTTTTAGCCACTCTAACACACTGTAGATGCAGTCATGCAGAAAACCAAATGGTGAGGCATCACTAACGTACCAAAATGGGCTTGCCACTTTTCAGGCCATGATCAAGCAAACTCCTTGCACAATCTGATGGACTGATCGAAGCTTTATCAAAAATGAATAACGCAGGAATAGTTGATGTcctgagaagaagaagaacatgGCGATCACAAATTACATaagttttataaaaaatgaataacacaGGAATAGTTGATGTCCTGAAAAGAAGAACATGGAGATCACAAATTACATAACTAACTTAAAAGAAAACCTCATACTAACACAATATTTCCCAGACAAGTTTGCATATCAGAAGCATAAGGATAAAGCAACCAACTTGCAACCTCAATCAATCATAGGACTGATCAAATTATAGCTTAACGTTCACAACTTCTAATGTAAGAAACTTCTTAGCCCAAATTACCGCGGAAATAGCAAGTTAAAGTCATTAATGTCGAAATATCACTGAGCATAGTAGGTACAGAGCTGAAATTTGAAATGCAAAATCATTTCACTGGCTAACACTAAGTTATTTATATATACAGAACCAGTCATATAAACATCCCGTGACTACCAAATGACAAATCATGAAAATCGAATCCCAGAGTAATTTTTGGGCATAGCAAGCACAAACACACAACACTCTTACTGCTgcaattaagtaaaaaaaaaacatgactTGGCATCAAAACGTTACTAACGAGCTGAGGCAAGTATGGCCATAATGAATGACGCATTCAGCACCAACATGTGCGGCCCCAACTTCATCGACACAGCAGCTTCCATAAGTAGTGTCAGCCATTACATACAACTTCACTGATGAATCGAGCTCCTGGCGCAGAGCTTTAACCACCTTCATAGAATCCTTGAGTAGCTCATCCGGGAACTTTTATCACCCAAGCAAACATAAAACAACAATTCAAAACAACACATGAAAAAACTCATCAAACAGAACAATTTgagaaaaaacacacacactcaacgTGTATAAATATGAGAGGTGTCAGTGTATTGCTACCTGCAGAGCTACTCTAGTGAAGCCACCACTACAAACGAACTCCGCTACTCGAGCTATTTCGTAATTGCGGTACAACTCCATGGCCAGAATAACTTAAGAGATAATTAAGAGAGAGATTAATCGCAGCAACCCTGTCGAAGAAAAAGATTCGAAATTTCCTTCGGAGATTAGGTCTAGAAATCACGAACTTCGCTTAAAAGAAGCTAGAACACATTACGCAACAAATTCAACTTAAAGACATGAAATTTGCACCTGATAATGCAGATTCTCAATTTCCACTAGCCAGGGAATTCGTGTGGGGCTGGGCGGAGACTGGATTTGGATGATGTGGCGTCGGCTCGGTCAGAGGCGGCACGGTGGTGGTCGGCTGTCCTAGAGAAGATGAGTTTTGCTGTTTCTTTTATTCTATTCTTATACcaatttaatattgaaataaatacttttttccaaaatatgataaaaagggaaaattaattttaatttgcaaAGTTAAATAAGTGGGTTAGAATAATTAGTGTATAgcgtaaatatatatatatattttgaaggGTTTATAGTGTAGTACGAGtacaattttttattaagtatagacttattaaaataaagagggaacatcttttttagtacatcaactatcctaaatgagtaaatttggtctgtaacatttcataatatctttcgAGGTCCattaactataagttaatatcaattcaagtactttttggctattttcaatattttcatgaccaaagtacccttaaggcAACAAGgacaattcaatctatttaccctcttattttcattaaagtatataatttgggataattgatgtaccaaaaaagatgttccctctaattttaatttcaaaataaaaatatcttaatgatattaatattctattgctattaattatttacgtttagtttacttatttgtaatattttaaatcattgtaCTATAGTATTTAATGTTAATAGTGAAATAACTTagctataaatatatataaacattatacatacaatatttgtatataaaagtagttcaattttttagatggaatattaatttttcaatcttaaagctatacatagaagaatatgttatttttaagtgCAATATAAAATTggcaattaaaaataaattaaaattcattaacaTACACAaaatcttaaataattcaaagagctaagttttattttatctattctTATGTAGtaattgtagtctaaaaaaattagttgaaattatcaataatcaatttaataaaaaagacaaTGGCATTCCTTAGTTgaatatgtgattaatttaaatctatgattgtttaatcaaataaaaattaatagttgCTATCAATTGTTTAATATCACAATGTTGTgtcttaatattatcattatgcCATTTAAGACAACATCATGAAAATTGTTCATAGTTCTCATATCTATTCCCTTGACTATTCAcgaatcatattttttctactttattaaatttttatttcaatgcagtatatattatgattaactTAAGTTttcaaaaagaagaaaattgatgaataaagaaagaaaaataaattacatactttaatgaaaatgagagggtaaatagattgaattgcccttcatggccttaagagcatccacaaccgtgctcttgccagcggcacggttgtgggcccgggcggtactattcatgcctgctctctggcaagagcacaacacccacaactgtgctcttccgcaaggacgagcacaattaatataaaattcaattacacaaaaacattttcataatactaaaattcattaaaaaaaccacaataaaataacaaattacaaataaaataaaaagacataattaaaatcctaaaattaaaaattacataattaaaatactaaaaattaaaaattacataattattggctaatataacccgaggaagactacgcatccggcggcaccaaccccaattgtttttggagacccaatatcatggactcgtgcgtttgaagttgcgtgggggtcatagttgacctatcggccatattgagttgggccaaaagggcccacaacgagttgttcgggggtggaggtggaacatagggtgcgaaCATATAGgtggcaccttgatcgtcgattgggtatggccggtagccactcggaacgcccgaatcttgggtgagaggaggggccgaatattccgtttccggactatgaaacggttgcgaaccgaaccattcggggttccaaccgtgagagccgcttgggttgtcgtcgttaccggacatagtggtgttgtagggtgtgagaggaagatgaaaatggatatgagagattgatgatgagaattgtgtagtgaaagtgtgaattttttggagtgaaattgggggtatttatagatgaaagtgtgtatttttggggtaaaaaaataaaaaaaaaattaaaaagtggggaaaaacggttataaacggatataattttttggggaagtgaatttttttttttttttttttatcgatttttttaataaaaatccgatttttaaaaaaataaaataaaaaatgtttgaaaccaacggctatgccgttggcgaatgggagaccgccacgtgtgcgtccgctggcacggacgtgctcgatacatcgagcagcgccgtgccagcggcgcggttgcagcggtggcggtccttcgccttgccgctggcacggacggcggtggcgccaaccgccaccgctgcggatgctctaaggtaCTTTGatcatgaaaatattggaaataacaaaaaagtacttgaattgatattaacttattgTTGATGgacctcaaaagatattatgaaatgttactgaccaaatttgctcatttaggatagttgatgtactaa
It contains:
- the LOC121789603 gene encoding 2-methoxy-6-polyprenyl-1,4-benzoquinol methylase, mitochondrial-like isoform X1 encodes the protein MAMRSIYRGLRRNDSRLCSYLHSHATSFGFKEVREDEKSQMVGKVFTSVASSYDVMNDLMSGGLHRLWKERLVSKLNPFPGMKHLDVAGGTGDVAFRIFDSIHSVAHRAVRDGHDDNLLGETQIFVCDINPNMLRVGRKRAGDRGLGDNKSLVWVEGDAEKLTFGDATMDGYTIAFGIRNVTHIEKALAEAYRVLKPGGRFLCLELSHVELPIFKDLYDYYSFAVIPKVGELVAGDRESYQYLVESIRRFPKQERFATMIEEAGFQKVEYENLVGGVVAIHSGLKF
- the LOC121789603 gene encoding 2-methoxy-6-polyprenyl-1,4-benzoquinol methylase, mitochondrial-like isoform X2 encodes the protein MAMRSIYRGLRRNDSRLCSYLHSHATSFGFKEVREDEKSQMVGKVFTSVASSYDVMNDLMSGGLHRLWKERLVSKLNPFPGMKHLDVAGGTGDVAFRIFDSIHSVAHRAVRDGHDDNLLGETQIFVCDINPNMLRVGRKRAGDRGLGDNKSLVWVEGDAEKLTFGDATMDGYTIAFGIRNVTHIEKALAEAYRVLKPGGRFLCLELSHVELPIFKDLYDYYSFAVIPKVGELVAGDRESYQYLVESIRRFPKQLILS
- the LOC121789602 gene encoding 2-(3-amino-3-carboxypropyl)histidine synthase subunit 2-like, producing MELYRNYEIARVAEFVCSGGFTRVALQFPDELLKDSMKVVKALRQELDSSVKLYVMADTTYGSCCVDEVGAAHVGAECVIHYGHTCLSSTSTIPALFIFDKASISPSDCARSLLDHGLKSGKPILVLSGLEYAHAIPEIKKMVAPDVSSISESTSMLELLYADVCCSVVTPSETCTSANQIGAGSQVVQECPADESVQSYNIGGLSWKIPQGQKMEDYLVFWIGSDGPACANVVLTFNNCEIVRYDATEGGLVTDVSQSKKILRRRYYLVEKAKDANMIGILVGTLGAAGYLHMIHQMRDLITQAGKKSYTFVMGRPNPAKLANFPECDVFINISCAQTALLDSKEFLAPIITPFEAILAFDRGSQWTGAYVMEFRDLIASTPVEREQSKEARFSFIQGGYVEDLDQQDDDEVEKDEILSLVNVTEKALQVRDEESRSVMKNTAKSGAEYFASRSYHGLDINSTDSLPGKFLAGRSGKASGYKDEKAEISRS